In Rhizobium lusitanum, a genomic segment contains:
- the pcaC gene encoding 4-carboxymuconolactone decarboxylase has protein sequence MNEPNAPSERYRQGMATRRAVLGDSHVDRAQSASTEFDQPFQELITEAAWGHVWSRPALSKRERSIVTIALLAALGQDDEVAMHVRATANTGATRDDVSEALLHVAIYAGVPAANHAIKIAKKVFEQMDAEKAA, from the coding sequence ATGAATGAACCCAACGCCCCGTCCGAGCGCTACCGCCAGGGCATGGCGACGCGGCGCGCCGTTCTCGGCGACAGCCATGTCGACCGCGCCCAATCGGCATCGACCGAGTTCGACCAGCCGTTCCAGGAGCTGATCACCGAAGCCGCCTGGGGCCATGTCTGGTCGCGTCCGGCGCTCAGCAAGCGCGAGCGCTCGATCGTCACGATCGCGTTGCTGGCGGCGCTCGGCCAGGACGACGAGGTGGCGATGCATGTCCGCGCGACTGCCAATACCGGCGCGACACGCGACGATGTCAGCGAAGCGCTGCTGCATGTGGCAATCTATGCCGGCGTGCCGGCCGCCAATCACGCGATCAAGATCGCCAAGAAGGTTTTCGAACAGATGGACGCCGAGAAGGCGGCTTGA
- the pcaH gene encoding protocatechuate 3,4-dioxygenase subunit beta yields the protein MSDKSNSRPETGAFFARDRAWHAPALTPGYKTSVLRSPQRALLSLDSTISEITGPVFGHSILGEHDNDLIHNFAKSGESAIGERIIVHGRVLDERNRPVPGALLEFWQANAGGRYRHKKETYLAALDPNFGGCGRAITDEDGHYAFRTVRPGAYPWPNGVNDWRPAHIHFSVFGHGFAQRLITQMYFEGDPMIWKCPIVGTIPDKKAIEQLIAPLDWGNTIPMDARAYKFDIVLRGRRSTLFENRLEGN from the coding sequence ATGTCTGACAAAAGCAATAGCAGGCCCGAAACCGGCGCCTTTTTCGCCCGCGACCGCGCCTGGCATGCGCCAGCCTTGACGCCGGGCTACAAGACCTCGGTGCTGCGCTCGCCGCAACGGGCGCTCCTGTCGCTGGACAGCACGATCTCCGAAATCACCGGTCCGGTCTTTGGGCACTCCATTCTCGGCGAGCACGATAACGACCTGATCCACAACTTCGCCAAATCAGGCGAAAGTGCCATCGGCGAACGCATCATCGTGCATGGGCGCGTGCTGGATGAGCGCAACCGGCCAGTTCCGGGCGCTCTGCTCGAATTCTGGCAGGCCAATGCCGGCGGGCGTTATCGCCACAAGAAGGAGACCTATCTTGCCGCCCTCGATCCGAATTTCGGCGGTTGCGGTCGCGCCATCACCGACGAGGACGGCCATTATGCCTTCCGCACGGTTCGGCCAGGTGCCTATCCCTGGCCGAACGGCGTCAACGACTGGCGGCCGGCACATATTCACTTCTCTGTCTTCGGCCATGGCTTCGCGCAGCGACTGATCACACAAATGTATTTCGAGGGCGATCCGATGATCTGGAAATGTCCGATCGTCGGCACGATCCCCGACAAAAAAGCGATCGAGCAACTGATCGCGCCGCTCGACTGGGGCAATACGATCCCGATGGACGCGCGCGCCTATAAATTCGACATCGTACTGCGCGGACGCCGCTCGACGCTGTTCGAAAACCGACTGGAGGGCAACTGA